A DNA window from Cutaneotrichosporon cavernicola HIS019 DNA, chromosome: 2 contains the following coding sequences:
- the ADI1 gene encoding uncharacterized protein (Striatin family): protein MRPARRDFNQGYPPSSLYGGAQGYPLAGGQGQNGGAMGGGMGGPHQQQQPMQQTQMMQVGQQSGGQQPGQGSDGQPSAPSQAPQPEMNLANVLHYLQSEWRRWERDRNEWEIERAEMRARIAMLEGQRRSAENLKVDLLRRVKMLEYALRSERTKPPGRAIAGAARLAALQDEDKMSRDEKEGSGSSDGGDDNSDRAERQPKANGLHSSALVKSTAHRPVPDTTAWKNLAAPPRDPKARARSREYLKQCLQEISYLTSPGALNPLPARAPVSINESNGEAGVPERPRKTLSEQPIPTVAVNEPEAKDEPVAAPLAAPAAPAEPTGATSEAASEAAGAATATTVQEAVASAVVSDQNSPSLPNGSVERNEEPQESSATASDDAPPSSPAPRTVVLPENELPSGGSPPRLSTIEPPRQQLTAIYKPESKAAWREELRAANEAASKVPWPPRKTSDEEQLAGLTLIDEDIKAEEADGDRVWTTRRALKSHLDIVRGVALAHGPDLILATGGDDCTVKVWALDAPSVMSSTYRPLAASELEPAATYRGHTEPVLAVAVSSTLGLVFSASADSTIRVWKLASKGDDPYAPYDPSKAVATLEGHTDAVWDVCLLPARSSANGTHGTKPGAESQLVSVSADGTAKLWEEKDGRWGLQASFLDFDGATPTCVSGDNQDFGRVLVGLSNGLVKLYSLEDGSVVQTFGEEDSQVNAILSHPTLPLVVTGHEDGHLRFFDSKTGAQTSSLLAHPKPITSLSLSPLSPTCVLSASVDCSVRLWDLQRKTSLQDLNGHRQRSNEGVTHVASHPELPVIASAGADGVVRIWGAG, encoded by the exons ATGCGCCCTGCGCGACGGGACTTCAACCAAGGATACCCGCCGTCCTCTTTATACGGCGGGGCCCAAGGATATCCGCTCGCTGGTGGACAGGGCCAGAACGGCGGGGCCATGGGaggcggcatgggcggccCTCaccagcaacagcagccCATGCAGCAGACACAGATGATGCAGGTTGGACAGCAGTCGGGCGGGCAGCAGCCAGGGCAGGGCTCTGATGGCCAGCCCAGCGCCCCGTCGCAGGCCCCGCAGCCTGAGATGAATCTCGCCAACGTCCTCCACTACCTCCAGAGCgagtggcggcgctggGAGCGCGATCGCAACGAGTGGGAGATTGAGCGCGCAGAGATGAGG GCGCGCATTGCCATGCTCGAGGGCCAGCGCCGCTCGGCCGAGAACTTGAAGGTCGACCTGCTTCGCCGCGTCAAGATGCTCGAGTATGCCCTCCGGAGTGAGAG GACCAAGCCACCAGGTCGTGCAATCGCCGGTGCGGCGCGTCTCGCGGCTCTCCAGGATGAGGATAAGATGAGCCGCGATGAAAAGGAGGGCAGCGGGAGTAGCGACGGTGGCGATGACAACAGCG ACCGCGCGGAGCGTCAGCCAAAGGCCAACGGCCTCCACTCTTCGGCGTTGGTCAAGTCAACGGCGCACCGCCCAGTTCCTGACACGACCGCATGGAAGAACCTCGCTGCTCCTCCGCGTGATCccaaggcgcgcgcgcgtaGCCGCGAGTACCTCAAGCAATGTCTTCAGGAGATCTCATATCTTACGTCGCCAGGCGCCCTCAATCCTCTCCCGGCCCGTGCGCCGGTCTCGATCAATGAGTCAAACGGAGAAGCTGGAGTTCCGGAGCGTCCTCGCAAGACGCTGTCAGAGCAGCCTATACCGACTGTCGCCGTCAACGAGCCGGAGGCTAAGGACGAGCCGGTCGCTGCCCCTTTGGCAGCGCCTGCAGCACCTGCTGAGCCTACCGGCGCCACCTCGGAGGCCGCGAGCGAGGCTGCGGGTGCGGCCACTGCTACGACTGTGCAGGAGGCAGTTGCAAGCGCTGTCGTCTCGGACCAGAACTCGCCGTCGCTCCCAAATGGATCCGTGGAGAGGAATGAAGAGCCCCAGGAATCTTCAGCAACCGCATCTGATGATgcgccgccttcctccccgGCTCCCCGCACTGTTGTGCTTCCCGAAAACGAGCTTCCGTCTGGCGGATCTCCTCCCCGGCTCTCCACCATTGAGCCACCAAGGCAGCAGCTCACTGCGATCTACAAACCTGAGAGCAAAGCCGCGTGGCGTGAGGAGCTGAGGGCCGCGAACGAGGCTGCAAGCAAGGTCCCCTGGCCACCGCGCAAgacgagcgacgaggagcagctGGCAGGCCTCACTTTaatcgacgaggacatcAAGGCCGAAGAGGCCGATGGCGACCGTGTGTGGACGACCCGCCGCGCGCTCAAGAGCCATCTCGACATTGtgcgcggcgtcgctcTCGCACATGGACCGGACCTGATCCTCGCGACTGGAGGAGATGACTGCACCGTTAAGGTCTGGGCGCTTGATGCACCCAGCGTCATGTCATCCACGTACCGCCCACTTGCAGCATCCGAACTGGAACCCGCCGCCACTTACCGTGGCCATACCGAGCCTGTGCTCGCTGTGGCCGTGTCGAGCACTCTGGGATTAGTGTTCTCTGCTTCGGCGGACTCTACAATCCGCGTGTGGAAGCTGGCATCCAAGGGCGACGATCCGTACGCACCTTACGACCCTTCCAAAGCGGTCGCGACGCTCGAGGGCCATACCGATGCCGTGTGGGACGTGTGCTTACTTCCTGCGAGGTCAAGTGCCAACGGAACGCACGGCACGAAGCCCGGCGCTGAGAGCCAGCTCGTGTCGGTGTCTGCCGACGGCACCGCCAAGCtgtgggaggagaaggacggcAGGTGGGGATTACAGGCCTCGTTCCTCGACTTTGATggggcgacgccgacgtgcgTCTCCGGCGACAACCAGGACTTTGGGCGCGTGCTGGTCGGCCTATCGAACGGGCTCGTCAAGCTGTACTccctcgaggacggcagCGTCGTCCAGACCttcggcgaggaggactcGCAGGTCAACGCCATCCTCAGCCACCCCACATTACCTTTGGTGGTGACTGGCCACGAGGATGGCCATCTCCGCTTCTTTGACTCCAAGACAG GCGCGCAGACCTCGAGCCTCCTGGCACACCCCAAGCCCATcacgtcgctgtcgctgtcgcctCTGTCCCCCACCTGCGTGTTGTCAGCGAGCGTCGATTGCAGCGTGCGGCTGTGGGACCTGCAGCGCAAGACGTCGCTACAGGACCTGAACGGGCATCGGCAGCGATCGAACGAGGGCGTGACGCACGTTGCGAGCCACCCCGAGCTACCAGTCATTGCGAGCGCGGGAGCTGACGGCGTCGTGCGTATCTGGGGTGCAGGGTAA
- a CDS encoding uncharacterized protein (RNA recognition motif), producing the protein MSFRGRRGNFNGPRDGGRDRGGGRYGRDDPGQYPPMPPGPPYGGGGGGGGGVDYGHSYQDNHSDSGPSRGRRGGPPRGGRGGRDGTGPRRDRDQGYGRDRRDEPYPPHGRDRQERGPRKPPFRAVLTPANDGPRRGLPDPVRPNPSKQVRLERLARERVSRTLFVRNIAYETASDKFRADFERFGEIRELFDSISRRGLAFVTFFDVRGAEAGRREMHGTKIYGRAIDVHFGLPKEHDREGPCDQSKNQGSLLASIHPPRPLQPDELGPVAEQSGAIKSIRDGNHPAEKIVEFYDSRAAVDFHDRMASRPFGGGTLDLQYIWDEGEVVNPDPVRADAVISSTFVNRRELLDREGRSHEYPELFPDRYPERRGQSPPRRYGGGGGGGGRYNDAPPSHPPPSQQDPGRLEEARKVQNLLASLGSVPAINPGAGPDVRGPPPPRSGYGGPPPPGPPPDPRRDSYSGPPPPGLALDPRRDSYSGPPPSAPPMNYLPGPSPVPYSSVSYPPQSSSYPPPTSSYTPSNYPPGPPPNSYPPPAPASSYPPQHSPPAPAPSYAPHHSPVASNTAVPSQVLAMLQPQQHGQQGYNPNPPRQPYDQRPMYNPPQPQQGYPPGSGYGGAPEYSPARPQPSYGSHPPQQQGYDPKNGGDVGSLLAMLNR; encoded by the exons ATGAGCTTCCGTGGGCGCCGGGGGAACTTCAATGGGCCCCGTGACGGCGGCCGTGAtcgcggtggaggtcgtTATGGCCGTGATGATCCTGGGCAGTATCCTCCTATGCCCCCCGGCCCTCCttacggcggcggcggcggcggcggcggcggggttgACTACGGCCACAGCTACCAAGACAATCATTCCGACTCGGGCCCGAGTcgcggacggcgaggcggcccGCCGCGAGGTGGACGGGGTGGTCGTGATGGCACTGGTCCGCGCCGTGATCGAGACCAAGGCTACGGTCGAGACCGTCGCGACGAGCCTTACCCGCCGCATGGTCGCGACCGCCAGGAGCGCGGACCTCGTAAGCCTCCTTTCCGAGCGGTCCTTACCCCAGCCAACGACGGCCCGCGTCGCGGGCTGCCAGACCCGGTGCGACCCAATCCATCCAAGCAGGTCCGTCTGGAGCgcttggcgcgcgagcgcgtctCTCGCACTCTCTTCGTCCGCAACATTGCT TATGAGACGGCGTCAGACAAGTTCCGCGCCGACTTTGAGCGGTTTGGTGAGATCCGCGAGTTGTTTGACTCGATCTCGCGCCGCGGCCTGGCCTTTGTGACTTTC TTTGATGTCCGCGGTGCCGAGGCGGGACGTCGCGAGATGCACGGGACCAAGATATATGGACGCGCGATCGACGTGCACTTCGGCCTGCCTAAGGAGCACGACAGAGAAGGCCCGTGTGACCAGTCTAAGAACCAGGGCTCGCTTCTTGCAAGCATCCATCCCCCGCGTCCCTTGCAGCCTGACGAGCTGGGTCCAGTGGCGGAGCAATCGGGAGCTATCAAAAGCATCCGTGATGGGAACCACCCTGCCGAGAAAATCGTTGAGTTCTACGACAGCCGAGCGGCTGTAGACTTCCACGACCGCATGGCCAGCCGCCCCTTCGGCGGAGGCACCCTGGACCTCCAGTACATCTGGGACGAAGGTGAGGTAGTCAACCCGGACCCTGTTCGGGCGGACGCTGTAATCTCGTCTACATTCGTCAACCGCCGCGAGTTGCTCGATCGTGAGGGCCGCAGCCACGAATACCCGGAACTTTTTCCGGACCGGTATCCTGAGCGTCGTGGTCAGAGTCCCCCACGGAGgtacggcggcggcggtggaggaggcggccgcTACAATGACGCGCCGCCATCTCATCCGCCGCCGTCCCAACAAGATCCCGGTCGCCTGGAGGAGGCCCGAAAGGTGCAGAATTTGCTTGCGTCACTGGGCAGTGTCCCAGCCATTAACCCCGGCGCTGGACCTGATGTTCGTggtccgccgcctccgagATCGGGATATGGCGGCCCTCCCCCGCCTGGCCCTCCTCCTGATCCGCGCCGTGACTCGTACTCTGGGCCGCCCCCGCCTGGCCTTGCTCTTGATCCGCGCCGTGACTCGTACTCTGGGCCGCCTCCGAGCGCTCCTCCGATGAACTACCTTCCCGGCCCATCGCCGGTTCCCTACTCGTCTGTTTCGTATCCCCCTCAGTCCTCATCATACccaccgccgacctcatcgTACACGCCGTCGAATTATCCGCCGGGCCCACCCCCCAACTCTTACCctccgcctgcgcctgcaTCGTCCTACCCTCCTCAGCACTctccgcctgcgcctgcgccttcCTATGCGCCGCACCATTCGCCTGTCGCGTCCAATACTGCGGTCCCGTCGCAGGTCCTCGCTATGCTTCAGCCCCAGCAGCATGGACAACAGGGGTacaaccccaaccctccGCGCCAGCCTTACGATCAGCGGCCCATGTACAACCCGCCCCAGCCTCAGCAGGGATACCCGCCTGGCTCTGGCTACGGCGGCGCCCCTGAGTACAGCCCTGCGCGTCCTCAGCCCAGCTACGGATCACAtccgccgcagcagcagggaTATGACCCCAAGAACGGCGGCGATGTGGGCAGTCTTCTGGCGATGCTGAACAGATAG
- a CDS encoding uncharacterized protein (Major Facilitator Superfamily) has translation MDEKDAIRASVSRPSIEKRDEAVIAEAEDRVLAHDEFTPKEYSRLMRKVDFILMPMLMILYGLQYSDKTSLSSGVVFGLKEDTGLTTQEFANLTSFFYMSYAVAQYPMAYLLQKFPLGRALAVCTILWGSMVMCLGACNTYAQLAAVRVWLGWFESVVTPGFAIFTASWYLRKEQGLRQGMYYAMNSFFAMVFGLGIYFIADAQARKGGLAAWRVINLFLGAITVGMGFIFLVFGGTPDEVWWLSKREKRMAKARIVENATGSGEQAPWRWDQVRECLVDPQYWCALLFNLLGNIPNGALTTFQNLIYKGFGFTSLETVLYSLPMYGVTFVCVILCAVTVRYFPRMRFPVALIVQAVCVFVLLFAGLANVGKWAKWGVWMFSLVYSIGSFILAWPMISVNVAGRTKKSFFGATSLLVYCVGNIIGSQVMRPSDGPKYLKGLTVCAVVQILCMVNTCVWWWHYARQNRKRDAELAVSGMTEEERKHQNQLAGSSDLTDIQNQHFRYMC, from the exons AtggacgagaaggacgcCATCCGGGCCAGCGTATCCCGCCCCTCCATCGAGAAGCGCGATGAGGCTgtcatcgccgaggccgaggaccgCGTGCTGGCGCACGACGAGTTTACCCCCAAGGAGTACTCGCGCCTCATGCGCAAGGTCGATTTTATCCTTATG CCCATGCTCATGATTCTGTACGGTCTTCAGTACAGTGACAAGACTTCGCTGTCGTCCGGCGTCGTCTTCGGACTCAAGGAGGACACGGGCCTTACTACGCAGGAGTTTGCCAACctcacctccttcttctA CATGAGCTACGCTGTCGCTCAGTATCCCATGGCGTATCTCCTGCAGAAGTTCCCTCTCGGTCGCGCTCTGGCTGTCTGCACGATCCTGTGGGGCTCCATGGTCATGTGCCTCGGCGCGTGCAACACCTacgcgcagctcgcggcggtgcgcgTGTGGCTGGGATGGTTCGAATCGGTTGTCACTCCCGGCTTTGCTATCTTCACAGCGTCGTGGTACCTGCGCAAAGAGCAGGGCCTGCGCCAGGGCATGTACTATGCCATGA ACTCGTTCTTCGCCATGGTCTTCGGTCTCGGCATCTACTtcatcgccgacgcgcaggCCAGGAAGGGTGGTCTGGCGGCATGGCGCGTCAtcaacctcttcctcggcgccatcaCGGTCGGGATGGgcttcatcttcctcgTGTTCGGCGGTACGCCTGACGAGGTATGGTGGCTCTCCAAGCGTGAGAAGCGGATGGCGAAGGCGCGTATTGTCGAGAATGCGACTGGTTCCGGTGAGCAGGCGCCCTGGCGCTGGGACCAGGTCCGCGAGTGCCTCGTCGACCCGCAGTACTGGTGTGCGCTCCtcttcaacctcctcggcaacaTCCCGAACGGCGCTCTCACGACCTTCCAGAACCTCATCTACAAGGGCTTTGGGTTCACCAGCCTCGAGACGGTCCTCTACTCGCTTCCCATGTACGGCGTCACGTTCGTCTGCGTCATCTTGTGCGCCGTGACAGTTCGCTACTTCCCGCGCATGCGTTTCCCCGTCGCCCTGATCGTGCAGGCCGTTTGCGTGTTCGTGCTCCTCTTCGCTGGTCTCGCCAACGTCGGCAAGTGGGCCAAGTGGGGTGTGTGGATGTTCTCGCTCGTCTACAGCATCGGCTCGTTCATCCTCGCCTGGCCCATGATCAGTGTCAACGTCGCAGGCCGCACCAAGAAGTCGTTCTTCGGCGCCACCAGTCT cctcGTCTACTGCGTCGGCAACATCATCGGATCGCAGGTCATGCGCCCCTCCGACGGACCAAAGTACCTCAAGGGTCTGACTGTCTGCGCGGTTGTTCAGATCCTGTGCATGGTCAACACCTGTGTCTGGTGGTGGCACTACGCGCGCCAGAACCGCAAGCGTGACGCCGAGTTGGCCGTGTCCGGCatgaccgaggaggagcgcaagcaCCAGAACCAGCTGGCCGGCTCGTCGGACCTCACGGACATCCAGAACCAGCACTTCCGGTACATGTGCTAG
- a CDS encoding uncharacterized protein (Alcohol dehydrogenase GroES-like domain): protein MCQLKSDNPSFVLHGVEDVKIENRPIPELENDEVLVEVAKTGICGSDVHYLQHGKIGSFVVKEPMCLGHESSGKVVKLGPKAAGLKVGQRVALEPGMGCRTCDMCKGGLYELCPNMTFAATPPYIYGTLCRYYKLVADMLHPIPDAVSDEDGAMMEPLSVAVHSLSKLAKCKSGDNVVIFGAGPVGLLCMAVAKALGAARIVAVDIQQERLDFAKSYAATDVFLPPKKNDGEDMDVYAERISAEILAALDIPAIGSGALNICIDASGAAVCIATGLHLLRPDGTFVQVGMGAPTIPIPMFAIVTKQLRVLGSFRYGQGDYPLAISLVSRGLVDLKPLVTHRYKFQDAREAFDITKAGKDKDGKPVIKVIIDPPQ from the exons ATGTGCCAGCTCAAGTCCGACAACCCCAGTTTCGTCCTCCATGGTGTGGAGGATGTCAAAATCGAGAAC CGCCCTATCCCggagctcgagaacgatgaggtgctcgtcgaggttgcCAAGACGGGCATCTGCGGCTCGGATGTCCACTACCTTCAGCATGGCAAGATCGGTTCTTTCGTTGTCAAGGAGCCCATGTGTCTCGGTCACGAGAGCTCtggcaaggtcgtcaagctcggcccTAAGGCCGccggcctcaaggtcggGCAGCGCGTTGCGCTCGAGCCTGGTATGGGCTGCCGCACTTGCGACATGTGCAAGGGTGGGCTGTACGAG ctcTGCCCGAACATGACGTTCGCAGCTACGCCGCCCTACATCTATGGCACCCTTTGCCGCTACT ACAAGCTGGTGGCAGACATGCTGCACCCCATCCCTGACGCTGTGTCGGATGAAGACGGTGCGATGATGGAGCCGCTGTCAGTTGCCGTACACTCGCtctccaagctcgccaagtGCAAGAGCGGCGACAACGTTGTCATCTTCGGTGCTGGCCCGGTTGGTCTTCTGTGCATGGCTGTTGCCAAGGCGCTCGGTGCTGCGCGGATCGTTGCCGTCGATATCCAGcaggagcgcctcgactTTGCCAAGTCCTACGCTGCAACGGacgtcttcctccctcccaagAAGAATGACGGAGAGGACATGGACGTATACGCTGAGCGCATCTCGGCTGAgatcctcgccgccctcgacatTCCCGCCATTGGCTCTGGCGCCCTCAACATTTGCATTGACGCGTCGGGGGCTGCTGTGTGCATTGCCACCGGCCTTCACCTCCTCAGACCCGACGGCACGTTCGTCCAGGTCGGCATGGGTGCCCCAaccatccccatccccatgTTCGCGATTGTCACCAAGCAGCTCCGTGTCCTCGGAAGCTTCCGTTACGGTCAGGGCGACTACCCGCTCGCGATAAGCCTTGTGTCGCgcggccttgtcgacctCAAGCCCCTCGTCACGCACCGCTACAAGTTCcaggacgcgcgcgaggcctTTGATATCACCAAGGctggcaaggacaaggacggcaagcccGTCATCAAGGTCATCATCGACCCTCCCCAGTAG
- the YPT52 gene encoding uncharacterized protein (Ras of Complex, Roc, domain of DAPkinase) has translation MVRTASFKLVLLGESAVGKSSLVLRFVRNEFSDFRESTIAAFLTQTVPLDSSTNIKFEIWDTAGQERYKSLAPIYFRNANAAIVVYDITQPPEGSFDKAKAWVRELKRQADPSIVIMLVGNKADMTSQRKVPRELAAEFARDEDLLFAEASAKTGDGVQDFFMEIAHKLPLAPAKAAGTAGVRVNKKPAEEAAPSACTC, from the exons ATGGTCAGGACGGCTTCATTCAAGCTCGTGTTACTCG GCGAGTCTGCCGTCGGCAAGAGCTCTCTGGTACTCCGCTTC GTCCGTAACGAATTCTCCGACTTCCG GGAATCCACAATTG CCGCCTTCCTTACCCAAACTGTCCCTCTTGACAGCTCGACTAACATCAAGTTCGAGATCTGGGACACT GCTGGACAGGAGC GCTACAAGTCGCTTGCACCCATCTATTTCCGaaacgccaacgccgctATAGTTGTGTACGACATCACACAG CCGCCAGAG GGGTCGTTTGATAAGGCCAAGGCATGGGTGCGTGAACTCAAGCGCCAGGCCGACCCGTCAATCGTCATCATGCTCGTCGGCAACAAGGCGGACATGACCTCGCAACGCAAGGtgccgcgcgagctcgctgcGGAGTTTGCGCGCGATGAGGACTTGCTCTtcgccgaggcgagcgCCAAGACGGGTGACGGCGTCCAGGACTTCTTCATGGAGATTG cgcACAAGCTTCCTTTGGCCCCAGCCAAGGCGGCTGGTACCGCCGGCGTCCGCGTCAACAAGAAGCCTGCTGAAGAGGCTGCTCCCAGCGCGTGCACTTGCTGA
- the YUH1 gene encoding uncharacterized protein (Ubiquitin carboxyl-terminal hydrolase, family 1), whose amino-acid sequence MAQRQKWVPLEASTEVFTDWARPLGLPDQPLSFQDVWSLDEDMLSFVPQPVKAVLLLFPARGKLQGVRIKDDADEGNRFKGDVWYIKQQIPNACGSIGLLHALLNLPEGDLEKGSKLLQFKAASLPLDPLARAKLLDETEFFSEAHTATAQSGQSEVPTGDALENVDNHFLAFVQAKNEKGETRLVELDGNRVGPLDCGPSTDLLRDAARLVREKYIPNAEGDVSFSMIALAGEAE is encoded by the exons ATGGCTCAACGACAGAAGTGGGTCCCACTCGAGGCCTCGACTGAG GTGTTCACGGAC TGGGCGCGGCCTCTCGGACTTCCTGACCAGCCCTTATCGTTCCAGGACGTGTGgtcgctcgacgaggataTGCTCTCCTTTGTTCCGCAGCCCGTGAAAGCAGTACTCTTACTGTTTCCTGCCCGCGGCAAGCTGCAGGGTGTACGGATCAAGGACGATGCAGATGAGGGGAACCGATTCAAAGGCGACGTGTGGTACATCAAGCAGCAG ATCCCAAATGCCTGCGGCTCCAttggcctcctccacgcGCTCCTAAACCTCCCCGAGGGTGACCTCGAGAAAGGCAGCAAGCTCCTGCAGTTCAAGGCGGCCTCACTTCCCCTCGACC CACTCGCCCGCGCcaagctgctcgacgagacCGAGTTCTTTAGCGAGGCACACACTGCCACCGCTCAGAGCGGTCAGAGCGAGGTGCCCACTGGCGACGCACTTGAGAACGTCGACAACCACTTCCTCGCCTTCGTTCAGGCCAAGAACGAGAAAGGCGAGACGCGCCTTGtggagctcgacggcaaCCGCGTCGGCCCGCTCGACTGCGGGCCTAGCACCGACCtgctgcgcgacgccgccagGCTTGTGCGCGAGAAGTATATCCCCAACGCCGAGGGTGACGTCAGCTTCAGCATGATTGCGCTTGCGGGCGAAGCGGAGTAG
- a CDS encoding uncharacterized protein (Protein of unknown function (DUF4243)): protein MLKPSQKARASVPLHPPPALAANFPSSHAKPSSYFTFTGVTHQSTEAVRRVLTENDHSYDMWGKVRFNHNHFSHSALTRYALGAPPELLQADWEQARGFLALLDPQEEGRDLEMMKGFPKKITRDNWTDKSVFGRRAAHSLYLPFFHEEVARLGIDGAIQEYLFSPAATANEGLAQTCQHNPAISSALFPPNWPQTQLKNTSGTPNKPLLGLYAEYLASPILDPGPYDSTTLINDRLKNAVTPERVVVLQDLVARWDLSDMSEAGIAARAEEVSWVAALICGATSRPGYKTRIDFFLMHLLTSSFFVPAYLNRLSKEQRRIILQTYALTLFHICSSRGRPAIYPQVAMGYPADAAGPLPRAGEGAGEHKLPMIGDGSRNQDNPWFGIVDNAMMDYDSHVPKSIRSLLHYSQLYGYKAAGSVPGAFNADGSEVVPGIGAVDGTVFVRIAGKIMQYMGWVKETAAGGDSKTGDWDRTAMGWNGAWDDETPHKVRKCNDSVWSMQALSLGRDISSVTLELKLGPEAPL from the exons ATGCTCAAACCCAGCCAGAAGGCCCGTGCGTCAGTGCCGCTGCatccgccgccggcgctcgcggccaaCTTCCCCTCATCGCACGCCAAGCCGTCCTCCTACTTTACGTTTACGGGCGTGACGCACCAGAGCACCGAGGCGGTGCGGCGCGTTCTGACCGAGAATGACCACAGTTACGACATGTGGGGCAAAGTGCGCT TCAATCATAATCACTTCTCGCACTCGGCTCTGACGCGgtacgcgctcggcgctccGCCTGAGCTCCTCCAGGCCGACTGGGAGCAAGCCAGGGGTTTCCTCGCCTTGCTGGACCcgcaggaggagggccgcgaCTTGGAGATGATGAAGGGATTCCCCAAGAAGATCACGCGCGACAACTGGACCGACAAGAGCGTGTTCGGTAGGCGCGCTGCACACAGCCTCTACCTCCCGTTCTTCCACGAGGAGGTTGCTCGTCTGGGCATCGACGGCGCGATCCAGGAGTACCTATTCTCTCCCGCCGCAACGGCCAACG AGGGCTTGGCACAGACGTGTCAGCACAATCCGGCCATCTCCAGCGCCCTGTTCCCTCCCAACTGGCCCCAGACTCAGCTCAAGAACACTTCTGGCACGCCCAACAAGCCGCTGCTAGGGCTCTATGCCGAGTACCTTGCCAGCCCGATCCTCGACCCCGGTCCGTACGACTCAACAACTCTCATCAACGACCGCCTGAAGAACGCGGTCACGCCCGAGCGTGTCGTCGTGCTTCaggacctcgtcgcgcggtGGGATTTGTCGGACATGTCCGAGGCCGGTATTGCAGCTcgtgccgaggaggtgtCCTGGGTCGCTGCGCTCATTTGCGGTGCGACCAGCCGACCGGGGTACAAGACGCGAATCGACTTCTTCCTG AtgcacctcctcacctcaTCCTTCTTCGTCCCGGCTTACCTAAACCGGCTGAGCAAGGAGCAGCGTCGTATCATCCTTCAGACGTACGCTCTCACGCTGTTCCACATCTGTTcgtcgcgcggccgccCCGCGATCTATCCGCAGGTCGCAATGGGATACCCCGCTGATGCGGCCGGCCCACTCCCGCGTGCAGGAGAGGGTGCGGGGGAGCACAAGCTCCCGATGATCGGCGACGGGAGCCGCAACCAGGACAACCCGTGGTTCGGGATCGTCGACAATGCAATGATGGATTACG ACTCGCACGTACCCAAGTCGATCCGCTCACTTCTGCACTACTCGCAGCTCTACGGGTACAAGGCTGCCGGCAGTGTCCCTGGCGCGTTCAACGCCGACGGCTCCGAGGTCGTGCCCGGCATCGGCGCGGTGGACGGCACGGTCTTCGTCCGCATCGCCGGCAAGATCATGCAGTACATGGGCTGGGTGAAGGAGACTGCCGCGGGTGGCGACTCGAAGACCGGCGACTGGGACCGCACCGCCATGGGATGGAACGGCGCgtgggacgacgagacgcCACACAAGGT GCGAAAATGTAACGATAGCGTGTGGTCGATGCAAGCGTTGTCTTTGGGCC GTGACATCAGCTCAGTTACGCTTGAACTCAAGCTCGGTCCAGAAGCCCCACTCTGA
- the DAD2 gene encoding uncharacterized protein (DASH complex subunit Dad2) encodes MSNLPPEVANNPTLLKLYHKQQEHSGLQALKEATEGMLAKADKLAEQSNMMADGGEAIGAVLRHWTYVQSILDKMKQYAVTTEDEEPEPLPPMVRLAYTGEGEAQQLAARQQTPRKQ; translated from the exons ATGTCAAACCTCCCACCAGAAGTCGCGAAcaaccccaccctcctcaaGCTTTACCACAAGCAGCAGGAGCACTCAGGACTTcaggcgctcaaggaggcgaCTGAGGGTATGCTCGCCAAGGCGGACAAGCTTGCTGAGCAGAGCAACATGATGGCCgacggaggagaag cgATTGGGGCCGTGCTCCGGCACTGGACGTATGTGCAAAGCATACTCGACAAGATGA AGCAGTACGCGGTCACaaccgaggacgaggagcctGAGCCGCTACCCCCGATGGTGCGGCTCGCGTACACGGGCGAAGGAGAGGCTCAGCAGCTGGCGGCTAGGCAGCAGACCCCCCGCAAGCAGTAG